A single genomic interval of Methylobacterium bullatum harbors:
- the azoB gene encoding NAD(P)H azoreductase: protein MRILVLGGYGLIGSAVVSRCLAAGHAVTGLGRDVRSARWRHPDADWIERDIAKLAEPADWATIVTGFDAVVNCSGALQDGPRDDVRAVQAVAMRALFACCRQMGIRRIVQVSAVGASPDAPTEFMRSKAEADAALSALDLDWVILKPGLVLAPVSYGATGLIRGFASLPVAFTGMPSLRPIQTVHVQDVAQAVLLAVEGGIAVRTHYDLVEEQGHTLPDIVAAYRAWLGRPPAPLALPVPSWLLRAGFRMGDLVGRLGWRTPIRTTTLRQIEAGIDGDPTAWERVAGSPLSSLSESLRRLPSGVQERWFGRLWLLKPAILATLSLFWLLSGLIALTHLDAAMAAMTAHGIDAATARVVVLAGILADLALGTAILVRRTMPLAALGMAIMTGIYLFFGSAIAAGLWLDPLGAYLKTLPGAMLAIVAYALADER, encoded by the coding sequence ATGCGAATCCTGGTTCTCGGAGGCTACGGCCTCATCGGTTCGGCGGTGGTCTCCCGCTGCCTCGCCGCCGGGCATGCGGTGACAGGCCTGGGGCGGGACGTCCGGTCAGCGCGATGGCGTCACCCCGACGCCGACTGGATCGAACGCGATATCGCGAAACTTGCAGAGCCGGCGGATTGGGCCACGATCGTCACCGGATTCGACGCCGTGGTGAACTGCTCGGGTGCCCTGCAGGACGGGCCGCGCGACGATGTCCGCGCCGTCCAGGCGGTCGCCATGCGAGCCCTGTTCGCCTGCTGCCGACAGATGGGCATCCGGCGAATCGTCCAGGTCTCGGCCGTGGGAGCCTCGCCCGATGCCCCCACCGAGTTCATGCGCAGCAAGGCGGAGGCCGATGCGGCCCTTTCCGCCCTCGATCTCGACTGGGTGATCCTGAAGCCCGGCCTCGTCCTCGCGCCTGTCTCCTACGGCGCCACCGGCCTGATCCGCGGGTTTGCATCGCTTCCGGTGGCCTTCACGGGGATGCCCTCTCTCCGGCCCATCCAGACCGTCCATGTGCAGGACGTGGCGCAGGCGGTCCTCCTCGCGGTGGAGGGAGGGATCGCCGTACGGACGCATTACGACCTCGTCGAGGAGCAAGGTCACACCCTGCCGGACATCGTCGCGGCCTACCGCGCCTGGCTCGGGCGCCCTCCGGCCCCGCTCGCGCTGCCGGTCCCGTCCTGGCTCCTCCGGGCCGGTTTCCGCATGGGCGATCTCGTCGGCCGACTCGGCTGGCGGACTCCCATCCGCACCACAACACTGCGCCAGATCGAGGCCGGCATCGACGGAGATCCGACCGCCTGGGAGCGGGTCGCGGGCTCACCGCTCTCCTCCCTGTCGGAGAGCCTGCGGCGACTGCCCTCCGGGGTGCAGGAACGCTGGTTCGGGCGGTTGTGGCTCCTGAAGCCGGCGATCCTCGCCACGCTCTCGCTGTTCTGGCTGCTCTCGGGGCTGATCGCCCTGACGCATCTCGACGCCGCCATGGCGGCGATGACCGCCCACGGCATCGATGCGGCGACCGCACGGGTCGTGGTGCTGGCCGGCATTCTCGCCGATCTGGCGCTGGGGACGGCGATCCTGGTGAGGCGCACCATGCCGCTCGCCGCCCTCGGCATGGCAATCATGACGGGGATCTACCTGTTCTTCGGCTCGGCCATCGCCGCCGGCCTCTGGCTCGATCCCCTGGGCGCCTATCTCAAGACCCTGCCGGGAGCGATGCTGGCCATCGTGGCCTATGCGCTCGCCGACGAGCGCTGA
- the cdsA gene encoding Phosphatidate cytidylyltransferase has translation MVSPGDAASAPRRGPLGGREFQLRTASAIVLATIVLTTLFLGGWAFAAIWLIAGIVFAGEWITISRIAPLRPAVAITGLGLAGLALCLRLDASPPVWLAVTGAALVALVATVRDSGGRGRVVIGFLSAAVLALVPPALRDDPAIGIFGPAWMFAVVWSTDIVAYITGRTFGGPKLMPSVSPKKTWSGSLGGLAAGIAAGTLLVMAARSQGWSSLANAPLVAVAITSALASILSQAGDLAESGLKRHYGVKDSGRSIPGHGGVMDRLDGFFAVAVLAGLYLIAHRFGVV, from the coding sequence ATGGTCTCGCCCGGCGACGCGGCGTCCGCGCCGAGGCGTGGCCCCCTCGGCGGCCGCGAGTTCCAGCTTCGGACCGCGTCAGCCATCGTGCTGGCGACCATCGTACTCACCACGCTGTTCCTCGGCGGCTGGGCCTTCGCCGCCATCTGGCTCATCGCCGGCATCGTCTTCGCCGGCGAATGGATCACGATCAGCCGGATCGCGCCGCTCAGGCCCGCCGTGGCGATCACGGGGCTGGGGCTTGCTGGCCTCGCCCTCTGCCTGCGCCTAGATGCATCGCCACCGGTCTGGCTCGCGGTCACCGGCGCCGCCCTGGTGGCACTCGTCGCCACGGTGCGGGATTCGGGCGGGCGGGGCCGCGTCGTCATCGGTTTCCTCAGCGCCGCCGTGCTGGCCCTGGTTCCCCCGGCCCTGCGCGACGACCCCGCCATCGGCATCTTCGGTCCGGCCTGGATGTTCGCCGTGGTCTGGTCCACGGACATCGTCGCCTACATCACCGGCCGGACCTTCGGCGGTCCGAAGCTGATGCCGTCGGTGAGCCCCAAGAAGACGTGGTCCGGCTCGCTTGGTGGTCTCGCGGCGGGCATCGCCGCCGGCACCCTGCTGGTGATGGCCGCGCGCTCGCAGGGGTGGAGCAGTCTGGCGAATGCACCCCTCGTCGCGGTTGCCATCACGAGCGCCCTCGCGTCCATCCTGAGCCAGGCTGGCGATCTCGCCGAATCAGGGCTCAAGCGTCATTACGGCGTCAAGGATTCGGGCCGTTCGATCCCGGGCCATGGGGGTGTCATGGATCGGCTCGACGGCTTCTTCGCCGTGGCCGTACTCGCCGGCCTCTATCTCATCGCCCACCGCTTCGGCGTGGTCTGA
- the uppS_1 gene encoding Ditrans,polycis-undecaprenyl-diphosphate synthase ((2E,6E)-farnesyl-diphosphate specific), which yields MGRSEGARQIEVSAAGDRDAAAATVGLASRGAAPSGSGPSPVTRPAAPAHVAIIMDGNGRWAARRGLPRVEGHRRGVEAVRRAVRSAIELGVSYLTIYSFSSENWRRPPAEIADLMGLLKLFVRRDLAELHGNNVRVKIIGAREGLSTDIAALLDEAESRTRGNTGLTLVIAFNYGGRQEILRAVRTLAQAVADGRMSPAEIGLEAIAQALDTTGIPDPDLVIRTSGEQRLSNFLTWQTAYAEYVIVPEFWPDFDHACFHAAIDEYHRRDRRFGGLSGKAG from the coding sequence TTGGGTCGCTCAGAGGGCGCGCGTCAGATCGAGGTATCTGCGGCCGGGGATAGGGATGCGGCCGCTGCCACGGTCGGCCTCGCCTCGCGCGGTGCCGCGCCGTCGGGGTCCGGCCCGTCTCCCGTCACCCGTCCGGCGGCGCCCGCCCATGTGGCCATCATCATGGATGGCAACGGCCGCTGGGCTGCGCGCCGTGGTCTGCCGCGCGTGGAGGGGCATCGCCGCGGCGTTGAGGCCGTCCGCCGCGCGGTCCGCTCCGCGATCGAACTCGGCGTCTCCTATCTGACGATCTACAGCTTCTCCTCCGAGAACTGGCGCCGGCCGCCGGCCGAGATCGCCGATCTCATGGGCCTGCTGAAGCTGTTCGTGCGCCGCGACCTCGCCGAGCTCCACGGCAACAACGTGCGCGTCAAGATCATCGGCGCCCGGGAGGGCCTGAGCACCGATATCGCCGCTCTGCTCGACGAGGCCGAGTCGCGGACCCGGGGCAATACCGGGCTCACCCTGGTGATCGCCTTCAATTACGGCGGGCGCCAGGAAATCCTGCGGGCGGTCCGGACCCTGGCCCAGGCCGTGGCCGACGGGCGGATGAGCCCCGCCGAGATCGGCCTCGAAGCCATCGCCCAAGCCCTCGACACCACCGGCATTCCCGATCCCGACCTCGTCATCCGGACCTCCGGCGAGCAGCGCCTGTCGAACTTCCTCACGTGGCAGACGGCCTACGCCGAATACGTGATCGTGCCGGAATTCTGGCCGGATTTCGATCACGCCTGCTTCCATGCGGCCATCGACGAGTACCATCGCCGCGACCGCCGCTTCGGCGGCCTCAGCGGCAAGGCCGGGTGA
- the dxr gene encoding 1-deoxy-D-xylulose 5-phosphate reductoisomerase yields MTHTVTILGATGSIGRSTTDLLAQHPGRFRIGALVGGRDAAALATLAREIGADFAALADESQGPALREALSGTGIANGAGEGAVLEAVARDADIVVAAVSGAAGLRPTHAALRLGRTVALANKESLVCAGDAFMRDAAWFKATLLPVDSEHNALAQALGDGRVSDVTKMTITASGGPFRTWTRERIAAASPTEAAAHPTWSMGMKINIDSASLMNKGLELIEAHHLFAIEAERLDVIVHPQSIVHGLITWRDGAVTAGLAMPDMRVPIAHCLGLGDRLTIARGRSLDLAAVGSLTFEAADEARFPCLRIARAALAEGGAAPTVMNAANEIAVAAFIRGEIGFYGIAELVERACEHFAPEYRRAPADVDEALAIDAHVRAWSAKALPSAA; encoded by the coding sequence TTGACCCATACCGTCACCATCCTCGGCGCCACCGGGTCCATCGGTCGTTCCACCACGGATCTGCTGGCCCAGCACCCCGGGCGGTTCCGGATCGGCGCCCTCGTGGGCGGCCGCGACGCTGCCGCTTTGGCAACGCTCGCCCGCGAGATCGGGGCCGATTTCGCCGCGCTTGCCGACGAGAGCCAGGGGCCGGCCCTGCGCGAGGCCCTTTCCGGCACCGGCATCGCCAACGGGGCGGGGGAAGGCGCCGTCCTCGAGGCGGTGGCCCGTGACGCCGACATCGTCGTGGCGGCGGTGAGCGGTGCGGCCGGCTTACGCCCGACCCATGCGGCCCTGCGCCTCGGCCGCACCGTGGCGCTCGCCAACAAGGAAAGCCTCGTCTGCGCCGGCGACGCCTTCATGCGCGACGCCGCGTGGTTCAAGGCGACGCTGCTGCCCGTCGATTCCGAGCACAACGCCCTGGCGCAGGCACTCGGCGACGGCCGCGTCTCGGACGTGACGAAGATGACCATCACCGCGTCCGGCGGCCCGTTCCGCACCTGGACGCGGGAACGTATCGCGGCGGCCTCACCCACCGAGGCCGCGGCCCATCCGACATGGTCGATGGGGATGAAGATCAACATCGATTCGGCGTCGCTGATGAACAAGGGCCTCGAACTCATCGAGGCGCATCACCTGTTCGCCATCGAGGCCGAGCGCCTCGACGTGATCGTGCATCCGCAATCCATCGTGCACGGCCTCATCACCTGGCGCGACGGCGCCGTGACGGCGGGCCTCGCCATGCCGGACATGCGCGTCCCCATCGCCCATTGCCTCGGCCTCGGCGACCGCCTGACCATCGCGCGGGGACGCTCCCTCGATCTCGCCGCCGTCGGCAGCCTGACCTTCGAGGCGGCGGACGAGGCGCGCTTCCCCTGCCTGCGCATCGCCCGCGCCGCGCTCGCGGAGGGCGGCGCCGCGCCCACGGTGATGAACGCCGCCAACGAGATCGCGGTGGCGGCCTTCATCCGCGGCGAGATCGGCTTCTACGGCATCGCCGAGTTGGTGGAGCGGGCCTGCGAGCATTTCGCCCCCGAGTATCGCCGCGCGCCGGCCGACGTGGACGAGGCTCTGGCCATCGACGCCCATGTCCGCGCCTGGAGCGCCAAGGCGCTGCCGTCCGCCGCCTGA